One segment of Candidatus Endomicrobium procryptotermitis DNA contains the following:
- a CDS encoding restriction endonuclease, whose protein sequence is MKNQLILGDNLEVLKKLPSESVDLCYIDPPFFSNRNYEVIWGDDGEIRSFKDRWSGGITHYTGWLYERVEQIYRVLKSTGSLYLHCDWHANAYIRVDILDKIFGMNHFRCEIIWQRHNSHNDAKKKFSVLTDTIWYYTKSNKSIYNPIYGSLDEKYTDSFYKYDDGDGKGLYKLVDMSSPNSRPNMMYEWKGFPYPLKGWRYKKETMEILDNENRIFYPKDTSGKFDLSKRPRSKKYLSETKGQLLSNLWFDIRNVQGSSKEHIGYPTQKPLALLERIIKASSNEGDVVLDAFCGGGTTLVAAQKLNRRFIGIDQSVQAIAVSQARLEKEQDLFSATFSVERYKYDYEAIRNQPAFEFESFIIEQFGGNSNSKQRSDGGIDGIKKEAGLSVPIQVKRSDNIGRNVIDNFKSAMARFDKTCKRGYIIGFSFGKGAVEEAARLKRDEGIEIILKKVEEIIPIAKPPRIEISYEWKEAGTKKDKEITFVAKGDKVEIWQWDFEYNEEKGFKGEIMLDKKGKQTKVLSTGKYQIAVRGVDKDGLEAIEVITIVINGGVCKE, encoded by the coding sequence ATGAAAAACCAGCTGATATTAGGTGATAATTTGGAAGTATTGAAAAAGCTGCCGAGCGAAAGCGTGGATTTATGTTATATAGATCCGCCATTTTTTTCTAACAGGAATTATGAGGTTATATGGGGAGATGACGGGGAGATACGCTCGTTTAAGGATAGATGGTCTGGTGGAATAACACATTATACTGGGTGGCTATATGAGCGTGTGGAGCAGATTTATAGAGTGTTGAAATCTACGGGGAGCTTATATTTACATTGCGACTGGCATGCAAATGCCTATATCCGTGTGGATATTCTGGACAAAATTTTCGGCATGAATCATTTTAGATGTGAGATTATTTGGCAGCGCCATAATTCCCATAATGACGCAAAAAAGAAATTTTCCGTACTCACCGATACAATTTGGTATTATACTAAATCGAATAAATCCATCTACAATCCCATTTATGGTTCTTTAGACGAAAAATATACCGACAGTTTTTATAAATATGATGACGGTGATGGGAAAGGCTTATATAAGTTAGTGGATATGTCGAGCCCAAATTCACGACCAAATATGATGTATGAATGGAAAGGATTTCCATATCCGCTAAAAGGATGGCGCTATAAAAAGGAAACAATGGAAATATTAGATAATGAAAACAGAATTTTTTACCCCAAGGATACAAGCGGAAAATTTGATTTATCAAAAAGACCTCGTTCAAAAAAATATTTAAGTGAAACAAAAGGACAATTATTAAGCAATTTATGGTTTGATATTCGAAATGTACAAGGCAGTTCCAAAGAGCATATCGGTTACCCTACACAAAAGCCGTTAGCTTTATTAGAGAGAATAATAAAAGCAAGCAGTAATGAAGGTGATGTGGTACTTGACGCATTTTGCGGCGGAGGTACAACACTGGTTGCAGCGCAAAAGTTAAATAGAAGGTTTATAGGGATAGACCAGTCTGTGCAAGCAATAGCAGTATCACAGGCAAGGTTGGAAAAGGAACAAGATTTATTTTCAGCCACTTTTAGCGTGGAGCGGTATAAATATGATTATGAAGCAATCCGCAATCAGCCTGCATTTGAGTTTGAAAGTTTTATAATAGAGCAGTTTGGCGGTAATAGCAATAGTAAGCAGCGCAGCGATGGTGGAATAGACGGCATTAAAAAAGAAGCTGGTTTATCCGTGCCGATACAAGTGAAGCGCAGCGATAATATAGGGCGAAATGTTATAGACAATTTCAAATCAGCAATGGCGCGTTTTGATAAAACTTGCAAGCGTGGATATATAATAGGGTTTTCGTTTGGGAAAGGAGCGGTAGAAGAGGCGGCAAGATTAAAAAGAGATGAGGGAATAGAAATAATATTGAAGAAAGTAGAAGAAATAATTCCAATAGCAAAACCGCCGCGCATAGAGATTAGCTATGAATGGAAAGAAGCAGGAACAAAGAAGGATAAAGAAATAACCTTTGTTGCCAAAGGGGATAAAGTAGAGATATGGCAATGGGATTTTGAGTATAATGAGGAAAAAGGATTTAAGGGAGAGATAATGCTGGATAAAAAAGGAAAGCAGACGAAAGTATTATCAACGGGAAAATATCAGATAGCAGTAAGGGGAGTAGACAAAGACGGATTAGAAGCAATAGAAGTCATAACCATAGTAATAAATGGAGGTGTGTGTAAAGAATAA